The Desulfuromonas acetoxidans DSM 684 genome has a segment encoding these proteins:
- a CDS encoding helix-turn-helix domain-containing protein encodes MDGQNSTPQTPLEIKIALMRKNCLQADIARICEVSRSHVNRVIKGNVVSDRVQRQIASEIGYPVEEVFPDRYPASGPGPRVQPVEHRAAS; translated from the coding sequence ATGGATGGACAAAACAGCACACCTCAAACCCCCTTGGAAATCAAAATTGCCCTCATGCGAAAAAACTGTCTGCAGGCTGATATTGCGCGTATTTGCGAAGTCTCCCGTAGCCACGTGAACCGCGTTATTAAAGGCAATGTCGTCTCTGATCGCGTCCAGCGGCAAATTGCGTCAGAGATCGGGTACCCGGTTGAAGAGGTCTTTCCTGATCGTTATCCGGCGTCTGGTCCGGGGCCACGTGTTCAACCTGTTGAGCATCGCGCAGCCAGCTAA
- a CDS encoding helix-turn-helix domain-containing protein — MDFSGRLKLLIPETGLTRDQFADKSGKSRNQIFKYLKGDALPTADFFAAIKKEFPWVNIEWLITGDGEMMSTGKRTPEAGNSQILHGNGNIQIGGSRNGNVEVGKVSHRVRYKETDSGMILTDDLENTLQEYVSEKIAKEIIKKLSK; from the coding sequence ATGGACTTTTCAGGCAGGCTTAAATTGTTAATTCCTGAAACTGGGCTTACAAGAGATCAGTTCGCTGATAAATCAGGTAAGAGCAGAAATCAAATATTTAAGTATTTAAAAGGCGACGCTTTGCCTACTGCCGACTTCTTTGCGGCAATAAAAAAGGAATTTCCCTGGGTAAATATTGAATGGTTAATAACAGGTGACGGGGAAATGATGTCGACTGGAAAAAGGACTCCAGAAGCTGGTAATTCACAAATTTTACACGGAAACGGAAACATTCAGATCGGCGGCAGCAGGAATGGAAATGTCGAGGTTGGCAAGGTATCTCACAGAGTAAGATATAAAGAAACCGATAGTGGAATGATTCTCACTGACGACCTTGAAAATACGCTACAGGAGTACGTTTCCGAAAAAATAGCAAAAGAGATCATCAAAAAATTGTCTAAATAA
- a CDS encoding Mu transposase C-terminal domain-containing protein codes for MKAVWFKKFCNESGLANHRRVERGGNVNVNGRRYTSAALQGFIGQEVVVFIDPAENMKRIACYAADGTYLCSGFNSVARG; via the coding sequence ATGAAAGCCGTTTGGTTTAAGAAGTTTTGCAATGAAAGTGGCCTGGCCAATCACCGCAGGGTCGAGCGCGGCGGCAATGTCAATGTGAATGGCCGACGCTATACCAGCGCCGCATTGCAAGGTTTCATTGGACAGGAAGTCGTGGTGTTTATCGATCCCGCTGAAAACATGAAGCGCATTGCCTGTTATGCCGCCGATGGAACGTATTTGTGCTCGGGATTTAACAGCGTAGCGCGGGGATAA
- a CDS encoding helix-turn-helix domain-containing protein, translating to MATYKTINAVKVTGKVLKFLAEQKKPVSGQEISRALDIANGTVMCHLATLIEIGFVELVGEHYKLGMGAALLWAKYKSQVESTMANCRDTLATLDA from the coding sequence ATGGCCACCTACAAAACAATTAATGCCGTCAAGGTGACGGGAAAAGTCTTGAAGTTTCTGGCCGAGCAGAAAAAGCCAGTCAGCGGTCAAGAAATCAGCCGCGCTCTGGATATCGCCAACGGCACCGTGATGTGCCACCTGGCCACGCTGATCGAGATCGGCTTTGTTGAGCTGGTCGGTGAACACTACAAACTCGGCATGGGGGCGGCGCTGCTGTGGGCGAAATATAAGAGCCAGGTGGAAAGCACCATGGCGAACTGCCGGGATACGCTGGCGACTCTGGACGCCTAA